DNA sequence from the Runella rosea genome:
CCCTCGGCGGGCGGCATCCTCCAGCGCGGTTAATTGTGCCGCAACTTGTTTATTTTTAGTTATGTTTCCTTCTACAGCTTTGTCAAAAAGAATGGTCAAATCTGCCGCTTTACCAAACTTGGAAATGGATGCCAAGACATCGTTGCGGTATTCCTCCGGCACTCGGTCGGCTTGATATAACTTTGCTAGTTGCGAAACCGCTTCGGTACTACTGGTTGATTTGAGGGCAAAAACCGTCTTTTTGGCATCTCCAAAGAAATCAGGCGTAGTTTTCAGACGCGCTGCCCACAATGGTTCTAATTCACGAACGGTTTGCCAAAGGGCAAAATCCAGAAACTCATCCATTGAATTATCCAATACCGAGAGCGCCGTACGGGCCGATTCGGCGGTTTTTGCATTGCGAAGTCCAATTACAGCTTCCAAACGCACCTGCGGATGGGGGTCGGTCACGGCCTTTGTCAAGAGGGAAACGGGATTCGTTATTTTAGAATACCAAAGCCCAAGCGCCCGTAGGCCCGCCGCACGCGCTTTGTGGTTTTGCGCGTTCAATAAAGTCAAAAGTAGCGGTTCATTGACAGTGTCGAGCGTTTGGTAAACCCAAAGTGCTTCCAACAACTGATGTTCATAGTTGGTGTCATTTTTATCTAAGTTTTGAACCCATTTTTGCAGAGCAGGAAGCACTTCTGTAGCCCCACGGGCTTTCAATACCTGCTTGGCCTGCGCCCGGGTCCAGTCCTCGGGCAGTTTGAGTGCTTCCAAGAGTTCAGTCACCGAAGCTTTGCTCAACTGCGGTTTTTTAACTAACGTGCGGTTTTTTGCCACAATACGCCAGATACGACCATGCTGCTGGTCGCGACGCGGGTCATGAAAATCCACTTCACCGTGTTGGATAATCGGGTTATACCAATCAGCTACATAAATGGCACCGTCGGGTCCCACCGAAATATCAACTGGACGAAAGGCCACATTATCTGTCCACATCAGGTCTTCAACCTGCTTAGAAGCATACCCACTTCCTTGTTCTTCTAGTTTGAATCGATTGATACGGTTGGCACGAAAATCGTTGGTAATCAAGCTTCCCTGCCACGACTCAGGCAAGTGTCGGCCCGAAACAATGTCCAACCCGCTGTGTTTAGGTTGACCTGGATTCAGGCCACGAATGATTCGGGCTGCGCCTGGGGCGGTTACGAAAGTAGCTCCTGGAAAAGCATAGTTAATGCCTTCGCCACCCGCACCGTCGGTCAGGAAGGATTGTCCCCAACGGTCAAATTGCAACCCCCACGGATTAATCAACCCACGGGCATAGACATCCATGTCGAGATTTTTGGTGTTGAGCTGCCACACGCCACCGCCTTCGAGGCGCTTGGTTCCAAACGGCGTTTCGACGTGGCTATAGATATAGATAGACTGGTTAAAATAAAGCCGCCCCTCGGGGCCCCAACGGAACGTGTGAATGAGGTGGTGCGTATCGGCCGTACCAAAACCATTCAAAATGCGGCGTCTTTTGTCGGCTTTTCCATCGCCATCAGTATCAGAAAAATGTAGAATTTCGGTGGAATTCGCCACGTACACACCCCCATCTCCTGGCAATATTCCCGTGGGTGTGATTAACCCTTCGGCAAAAACAGTCGACTTATCGGCCTTACCGTCGCCGTCGGTATCTTCGATTACAAAAATTTTATCGTTGGCTTCTTCCCCCGTTTTGAGGTGAGGATAGGCGGTACTACTCACCACCCACAAGCGTCCGTCGGCGTCCCAGTTCATTTGGATGGGCTTGGCCACGAGCGGGTCGGCGGCAAACAATGTTACTTCAAATCCTTCCGCTACTTTAAACGAACGAAGTTCTCTCTCCACATCTGGTTCGGGATTTGCCTTGCGGTCGTCTTGGTGAACCGTAGATGTAATGAGCAGAGATAAAGGAATGAAAATAAACCGTTTAATAAAAACAAGTGTGGTGTTGGACGAGTTGAAAAAGCTGAACCTTTGCATAATAACTTTAAATCTTTTATACTACTTTACTGGAGAAAGTTGATACACGATAGGCTTCGGAGTGCTGTGCAGGGCAATTTGTCCTTCAAGCCATTTCATGATGAGACTTTGGTCTTCGAGGCCCTTGGCGTGTCGGCCCTGTTCGTACGAGCGAAACCCTAGAATGTACGTTCGATTCAGGGGGCGGTATTGAAAAAAGAATTGCTCATTTTTTTTCAAAATCATTTCCCGCAATTTACTTACTTGGTTGAAGGACGGACCTTGGGTAATTTCTATCCCTTCAGCCCATTTTTTGTCCGACGCCGTAATCACTTGCTGATTATCCGCAGTCAGGGTATAAAAACCTTTTTTTAACCCTGTAACCTTGATTATCTGTCCTTTGGTGAGAATCGAAGTATTATTTGTCGGAAATGGAAGGGGCAAAAAGCGCTCCTCGGCGGTAAATTTTAGCATTCCGTTCTTTACATCAGCGTCTAGCATTTTAGCCGTTGCTACCGCCTCAACGTTATCTTTTGTCACTGCAATGCTAACGGGTTTTGGTTGGGGATCCAATCCAAGGTTCTTTTCTAGTACTTCGGCCAAGTAATAATAACCCGCCTCATTCAAGTGAACACCATTTTCCAAAATGCTCGTTTTTTTGCTCATTTCTTCAATGGGTTTGTAAATATCAATAAACATTTTGCCGCGTTCAGAAGCCAATTTTTCGATTGCAGAAGCGTAAACCACCAGATTTGCATTTCGTTTTTCTACGTTTGCAGCCGCATCTTCGTACCTGACTGGAATCGGAGACAGCAAGATAGACTTTGCCCCGAGAGAATCTATTTTGTCAAGCAACTTGGAGAGGCCTTCCCTAAAACGCGGCAGACCTGCCTCACCTTCCTGCGCTTCTACACCCCCATAAGCCACAAAAACTACGGTTGGTTGTGCTTTGGTGATTTGCTGCATAAGGTGCTCATAAGGGGTCGGAGGATTGGTAAAAGTACTCCGCGCTTCTCCCCAAACATTATCGCCTGTCCAACCCAAATTTCTGAATGTTACATTATGACCCGGCCACCGCGTGGTGAGGGCTAACTCCAAATAACCATATTGAAATTCATTTTCAAACAACGAATTTCCTAGAAATACAACTCGGTCATTGTCTTTAAGTTCAAAAATTGTGCTTGTTTTAGACTGACTTTGGGCAAGTACTGACCCAAGGGCCATAGAAATTACGACTAAAATGGGACTGAGTAAAGCCTTTACATTTCTCTTTTTCATACAATTTGCGTCCGGGTAGTGGATACTGGGAATAGAAGGTCGTGTGAATGTGTTTTAGGTTATGGACTAAGCCGATTCAGTATAATTTTGAACCATCCATAAAAAGCTTTTATATGCGCACTTATACTAAGAAATGGTCTAATTTCTACGATAGGGCGTTTTTTCGACGCGTGATGTTATGCGTTAGATAAAAAGTAATTTATAATGGTTTTTTTCTAAATAAAACCTGTTTTTCGTACATTTAGGAATTTAATTCCTAAATGTACGAAAATGATTCAACGACACCTCGCATCTAAAATAAATACGTTGTTGGAAAAATACCCAATTGTGAGTATTACGGGTCCAAGGCAGTCGGGCAAAACAACGCTTGCAAAAATGGTAAGGCCTGATTATCAGTATGTAAGTCTGGAAAATTTGAGCATTCGTCAATTTGCCCAATCCGACCCACAAGGATTTTTGACCCAATACCAAGACGGCGTCATTCTGGATGAAGTGCAGTACGTACCCGAATTGTTTTCATACTTGCAAGTGTACACTGACGAACGAAACCGAAAAGGAGAATACATTTTGACGGGTTCCCAAAATTTTCTGCTGATGGAAAAAATTACCCAATCATTGGCAGGACGAGTTGCGGTATTTCAT
Encoded proteins:
- a CDS encoding SGNH/GDSL hydrolase family protein gives rise to the protein MKKRNVKALLSPILVVISMALGSVLAQSQSKTSTIFELKDNDRVVFLGNSLFENEFQYGYLELALTTRWPGHNVTFRNLGWTGDNVWGEARSTFTNPPTPYEHLMQQITKAQPTVVFVAYGGVEAQEGEAGLPRFREGLSKLLDKIDSLGAKSILLSPIPVRYEDAAANVEKRNANLVVYASAIEKLASERGKMFIDIYKPIEEMSKKTSILENGVHLNEAGYYYLAEVLEKNLGLDPQPKPVSIAVTKDNVEAVATAKMLDADVKNGMLKFTAEERFLPLPFPTNNTSILTKGQIIKVTGLKKGFYTLTADNQQVITASDKKWAEGIEITQGPSFNQVSKLREMILKKNEQFFFQYRPLNRTYILGFRSYEQGRHAKGLEDQSLIMKWLEGQIALHSTPKPIVYQLSPVK
- a CDS encoding PVC-type heme-binding CxxCH protein encodes the protein MQRFSFFNSSNTTLVFIKRFIFIPLSLLITSTVHQDDRKANPEPDVERELRSFKVAEGFEVTLFAADPLVAKPIQMNWDADGRLWVVSSTAYPHLKTGEEANDKIFVIEDTDGDGKADKSTVFAEGLITPTGILPGDGGVYVANSTEILHFSDTDGDGKADKRRRILNGFGTADTHHLIHTFRWGPEGRLYFNQSIYIYSHVETPFGTKRLEGGGVWQLNTKNLDMDVYARGLINPWGLQFDRWGQSFLTDGAGGEGINYAFPGATFVTAPGAARIIRGLNPGQPKHSGLDIVSGRHLPESWQGSLITNDFRANRINRFKLEEQGSGYASKQVEDLMWTDNVAFRPVDISVGPDGAIYVADWYNPIIQHGEVDFHDPRRDQQHGRIWRIVAKNRTLVKKPQLSKASVTELLEALKLPEDWTRAQAKQVLKARGATEVLPALQKWVQNLDKNDTNYEHQLLEALWVYQTLDTVNEPLLLTLLNAQNHKARAAGLRALGLWYSKITNPVSLLTKAVTDPHPQVRLEAVIGLRNAKTAESARTALSVLDNSMDEFLDFALWQTVRELEPLWAARLKTTPDFFGDAKKTVFALKSTSSTEAVSQLAKLYQADRVPEEYRNDVLASISKFGKAADLTILFDKAVEGNITKNKQVAAQLTALEDAARRG